In Cryomorphaceae bacterium, one genomic interval encodes:
- a CDS encoding RES domain-containing protein: MRVYRIVQARHAGGLSGMGAAQYPGRWNKKGTPVLYTGTTIEIALLEVVVNLPPMLHPSLELVTLKIPDDSIGAMGIKGLPKHWHRYPAPTELAELGQHWVDEGKYLALQVPSSVVYSAVNIVLNCRHPRFAEVGMESRKPFPLDPRLLKT; the protein is encoded by the coding sequence ATGCGTGTTTACCGGATTGTACAGGCCCGACACGCGGGCGGCCTGAGTGGAATGGGCGCAGCGCAGTATCCCGGTCGCTGGAACAAAAAAGGAACACCTGTTCTTTACACCGGCACCACGATTGAAATCGCCCTGTTGGAGGTGGTGGTCAATCTACCACCGATGCTTCATCCGTCTTTGGAGCTCGTTACCCTCAAAATTCCCGACGACTCTATAGGTGCTATGGGAATCAAAGGCCTACCCAAACATTGGCACCGCTATCCCGCGCCGACCGAACTGGCTGAATTGGGTCAACATTGGGTGGATGAGGGAAAATACCTCGCCTTGCAGGTGCCCAGCAGTGTGGTGTATAGTGCGGTAAATATCGTGCTCAACTGTCGCCATCCGCGTTTTGCAGAAGTGGGAATGGAATCGCGCAAACCTTTTCCGCTGGATCCGAGGCTGCTCAAAACGTGA
- a CDS encoding TPM domain-containing protein: MDIRDFLTPEEKERVVEAVKAAERNTSGEIRVHLENHCREDVLDHAAFIFDELGMQETRQRNGVLFYIAVKDHQLAILGDAGINKVVPQGFWDKVRDTMVAHFKENRYADGLVEALHLAGEQLSTHFPFEDKGGENELSDDISFGNS; encoded by the coding sequence ATGGACATCCGCGACTTCCTCACCCCCGAAGAAAAAGAGCGCGTGGTAGAAGCCGTTAAGGCAGCCGAGCGCAATACTTCCGGCGAAATCCGGGTGCACCTCGAAAACCACTGCCGCGAAGACGTGCTCGACCATGCCGCATTTATCTTTGACGAACTCGGCATGCAGGAAACCCGTCAGCGAAACGGCGTGCTGTTTTACATCGCTGTAAAAGACCACCAGCTTGCCATTTTGGGCGATGCCGGAATCAACAAAGTGGTTCCGCAGGGATTTTGGGATAAGGTGCGCGACACCATGGTAGCCCACTTCAAGGAGAATCGCTATGCCGATGGACTGGTGGAAGCCCTGCACCTGGCGGGAGAGCAACTCAGCACCCATTTTCCCTTCGAAGACAAAGGCGGTGAAAACGAACTCAGCGATGACATTTCATTCGGAAACAGCTAA
- a CDS encoding DUF2384 domain-containing protein, translating to MKSESAKSRAEKRYSRLARILGSSARKSKIDNSFDFIAIAQRGVKADAIHNFRTHFNIPRDKAATFLNVSEPTIYRWVRDNRTMDRNHAVQLMELTDLFLFGIDAFGSAESFFSWLELPNQALGGMMPEELLEIPGGIARVRELIGRIEYGVYS from the coding sequence ATGAAGAGCGAGTCCGCAAAATCCCGAGCTGAAAAGCGCTACAGCAGGCTAGCCAGAATACTGGGCAGCAGTGCGCGGAAGAGTAAAATTGACAACTCATTCGATTTTATTGCCATTGCTCAGCGCGGGGTAAAAGCCGATGCCATTCACAACTTCCGCACGCATTTTAACATTCCGCGCGACAAGGCCGCGACTTTTTTGAACGTTTCCGAACCTACGATTTACCGATGGGTTCGCGACAATCGCACCATGGACCGCAACCACGCCGTGCAACTAATGGAGCTGACAGACCTATTTCTTTTTGGTATTGATGCCTTTGGCAGTGCTGAGTCTTTTTTCAGTTGGCTGGAACTTCCGAATCAGGCACTAGGGGGCATGATGCCGGAGGAGCTTCTGGAAATCCCCGGCGGTATTGCAAGGGTACGGGAGCTTATTGGCCGAATTGAATACGGAGTGTACAGCTAA
- a CDS encoding aspartate kinase, with amino-acid sequence MQVFKFGGASVKDAEAVRNVLRVLQSQPADKLVIVVSAMGKTTNALEKVWNFREEGKTEDALAQMEESVEFHNDIAAELFPGDDSVHERVARIWSELRERVQTRPAENRDFSYDQIVSNGELVSTTIVSAWLNLQGFGNTWLDARKLICTDSVYREAGVNWNNSTQAINHAWTHVQPHPNGKVAVTQGFIGCDSHGYTTTLGREGSDYTAAILAFALQADSVTIWKDVPGMLNADPKFFENTQRLARISYKEAIELSYYGASVIHPKTIKPLQNADILLYVRSFLEPTSPGTEIQSTTTDDALIPSYIFKDDQVLISISPRDFSFIVEENLSHLFGLLARERIRVNLMQNSALSFSVCANRDPHRIQRLLSALEHDYMVRYNEPVTLITIRHYTEPVIRELLAGKEILVEQRSRSTARYVVRN; translated from the coding sequence GTGCAGGTTTTTAAATTCGGTGGTGCCTCGGTAAAAGACGCTGAAGCCGTACGCAACGTGCTGCGCGTGCTGCAATCGCAACCTGCAGACAAGCTCGTGATTGTGGTTTCGGCCATGGGCAAAACGACCAATGCGCTGGAAAAAGTGTGGAACTTTCGGGAAGAAGGCAAAACCGAAGATGCCCTCGCACAAATGGAGGAATCGGTGGAGTTTCACAATGATATTGCTGCGGAGCTTTTTCCTGGCGACGACTCCGTACACGAGCGTGTGGCGCGCATCTGGTCGGAGCTTCGCGAGCGCGTTCAAACCCGCCCTGCAGAAAACCGCGACTTTTCATACGACCAGATTGTATCAAACGGCGAGCTCGTAAGCACCACCATCGTGAGTGCGTGGCTCAACCTTCAGGGTTTTGGCAACACCTGGCTGGACGCCCGCAAACTCATCTGCACCGATTCGGTGTATCGCGAGGCGGGTGTAAACTGGAACAACAGCACGCAGGCAATTAACCACGCGTGGACCCACGTGCAGCCTCACCCCAACGGCAAAGTGGCCGTTACACAAGGTTTTATCGGTTGCGACTCGCACGGCTACACCACCACGCTGGGCCGCGAAGGCTCGGACTACACAGCGGCTATTCTGGCCTTTGCGCTCCAGGCCGATAGCGTTACCATCTGGAAAGACGTGCCCGGAATGCTCAACGCCGATCCCAAGTTTTTTGAAAACACCCAACGACTAGCGCGTATTTCTTACAAAGAGGCTATTGAGCTGAGCTACTACGGCGCGTCGGTCATTCACCCCAAAACCATCAAGCCGCTGCAAAATGCCGATATTCTGTTGTATGTGCGTTCATTTCTGGAGCCCACTTCTCCGGGAACCGAAATCCAGTCAACCACAACAGATGATGCGCTGATTCCGTCCTACATTTTCAAAGACGATCAGGTACTGATTTCCATATCACCCCGCGACTTCTCGTTTATCGTGGAGGAAAACCTGTCGCACCTTTTTGGATTGCTGGCCCGCGAGCGCATTCGGGTAAACCTGATGCAGAACTCGGCTTTGAGTTTTTCGGTGTGCGCCAACCGCGACCCGCACAGGATTCAGCGACTGCTTTCGGCACTAGAGCACGATTACATGGTGCGCTACAACGAGCCCGTTACGCTCATCACCATACGGCATTATACGGAGCCGGTAATTCGCGAACTGCTGGCCGGCAAGGAAATACTCGTAGAGCAACGAAGCCGGAGTACGGCCCGTTATGTGGTTCGCAACTAA
- a CDS encoding GNAT family N-acetyltransferase gives MEQALIRKGVPRDLPATLDLIRELAVYEKAPEAVITTVESMEKDGFGPDKVFDLWVCELRGEILGIALCYVRYSTWKGRCMYLEDLVVREAHRGKGYGALLFEEVMRETRRRGYAQMQWQVLDWNEPALNFYRKYGATLDGEWINGILTQQDIEGAGF, from the coding sequence ATGGAACAAGCCCTGATTCGAAAAGGAGTACCCCGCGATTTACCGGCCACCCTCGATTTGATTCGCGAATTGGCGGTGTACGAAAAAGCCCCCGAGGCGGTGATAACCACGGTGGAGAGCATGGAAAAGGACGGCTTTGGACCGGATAAGGTGTTTGACCTCTGGGTGTGTGAGCTCCGCGGCGAAATATTAGGCATTGCCCTATGCTATGTGCGCTACAGCACGTGGAAGGGGCGATGTATGTACCTCGAAGACCTCGTGGTGCGCGAGGCACATCGCGGTAAAGGTTATGGTGCCTTGTTGTTTGAGGAAGTGATGCGCGAAACCCGCAGAAGGGGCTATGCACAAATGCAGTGGCAGGTTCTCGACTGGAATGAACCCGCACTCAATTTTTACCGGAAATACGGTGCCACGCTCGATGGTGAATGGATAAACGGAATACTGACCCAACAAGACATCGAAGGTGCAGGTTTTTAA
- a CDS encoding LemA family protein, with product MKRLFYLLALVGLVGSLQSCGYNAMVQKDESIAKAWADVEAQYQRRADLIPNLVNTVKGYADFEQETLTQVIEARAKATSVQVNADNLTPQAIERFQEAQAGLSSALSRLLVSVERYPELKANQNFLELQAQLEGTENRITVARNRFNENVGDYNGYIRKFPRVFYASWFGFERKGYFEAAAGTEVAPQVSFD from the coding sequence ATGAAACGACTGTTTTATCTCCTTGCACTGGTGGGCCTTGTGGGCTCCCTGCAATCGTGCGGTTACAACGCCATGGTACAGAAAGATGAATCCATTGCCAAGGCCTGGGCCGACGTGGAGGCGCAGTACCAGCGGCGCGCCGACCTGATTCCCAATCTGGTGAATACCGTAAAAGGCTATGCCGATTTTGAGCAGGAAACACTCACGCAAGTCATTGAGGCCCGCGCCAAAGCCACCTCGGTGCAGGTAAACGCCGACAATCTCACTCCGCAAGCCATTGAGCGCTTTCAAGAGGCGCAGGCAGGACTCAGCTCGGCTTTATCGAGGTTGCTCGTTAGCGTAGAGCGCTATCCTGAACTTAAAGCCAACCAGAACTTCCTGGAACTTCAGGCGCAGTTGGAGGGTACGGAGAATCGCATCACGGTGGCCCGTAACCGCTTTAATGAAAACGTAGGCGATTACAACGGTTATATCCGTAAGTTTCCGAGGGTATTTTACGCTTCGTGGTTTGGCTTTGAGCGCAAAGGATATTTTGAAGCAGCCGCCGGAACCGAAGTTGCACCCCAGGTAAGCTTTGACTGA
- the htpG gene encoding molecular chaperone HtpG, producing the protein METVKGSINVQTENIFPIIKKFLYSDHEIFLRELVSNAVDASQKLKTLSNLGEMKGNLDKLKVEVLLDEKAKTITVRDYGIGMTAEEIDKYINQIAFSGAEEFVNKYKDKSEGIIGHFGLGFYSAFMVASKVEIITRSQKPNSEAVVWTCDGSPNFTMESATKKTKGTDVVLHIAEDSEEFLSEGRLSEILNKYCKFLPVPVIFGTRTEQEEDGKDDEGKTKYKSVEVPNQINNTQPAWTRKPADLSDENYQKFYRELYPLSFDQPLFHIHLNVDFPFNLTGILYFPRLKNNVEVQKNKINLYSNQVFITDNVENIVPEFLTLLHGVIDSPDIPLNVSRSYLQSDANVKKISNHITKKVADKLAEMFRKDREDFAAKFEDIKVFIEYGMLSDDKFYERAEKFVLFKNTDGKYRTLEELQNDLKATQTDKDNKLVVLYAANVDDQYAAIEAARDRGYEVMLLESPLTPHFVSKLEQKHSNMSFTRVDSDSIDQLIRKDDEAPSKLTDEEKDALKPVFEQVVNAEKFMVVFQNLSEKDAPVQVTQSEFMRRMKEQQMLGGAGLMGAFPEMYNLVVNANHPIVTDIMKESDEARKEELSRQVVDLAMLAGGLLKGEALKKFIDRSTQMIQTQ; encoded by the coding sequence ATGGAAACTGTGAAAGGAAGCATCAATGTTCAAACGGAAAACATCTTTCCGATTATCAAGAAATTCCTCTATTCCGACCATGAAATTTTTCTTCGTGAGCTGGTATCCAACGCTGTAGATGCCTCTCAGAAGCTTAAAACACTGAGCAATCTGGGCGAAATGAAGGGCAACCTCGACAAGCTCAAAGTAGAGGTGCTGCTCGATGAAAAGGCCAAAACCATTACCGTACGCGACTACGGAATCGGTATGACAGCCGAAGAAATTGACAAGTACATCAACCAGATAGCCTTCAGCGGTGCCGAAGAGTTCGTGAACAAATACAAAGACAAAAGTGAGGGCATCATCGGGCACTTCGGGCTCGGGTTTTATTCGGCCTTTATGGTAGCATCGAAAGTTGAAATCATCACCCGATCTCAAAAGCCCAACTCCGAAGCGGTGGTTTGGACCTGCGACGGTAGCCCCAACTTTACCATGGAATCGGCCACCAAGAAAACCAAGGGAACCGACGTGGTGCTCCACATTGCGGAAGATTCGGAGGAGTTCCTGAGCGAAGGCCGCCTCAGCGAAATCCTCAATAAATACTGCAAATTTCTGCCGGTACCCGTGATTTTCGGAACGCGCACCGAGCAGGAAGAAGACGGCAAGGACGACGAAGGGAAAACGAAATACAAGTCGGTTGAGGTTCCCAATCAAATCAACAATACCCAACCTGCCTGGACGCGCAAACCCGCCGACCTGAGCGACGAGAACTACCAGAAATTTTACCGCGAGCTCTACCCGCTTTCATTCGACCAGCCGCTGTTTCACATTCACCTGAACGTAGATTTTCCATTTAACCTCACGGGGATTCTCTACTTCCCGCGCTTGAAAAACAACGTGGAGGTGCAGAAGAACAAAATCAACCTCTACTCCAACCAGGTGTTTATCACCGACAATGTGGAGAATATCGTTCCTGAGTTTCTCACCCTGCTGCACGGTGTGATTGACTCCCCTGACATCCCGCTAAACGTGTCGCGATCATACCTGCAGAGCGATGCCAACGTGAAAAAGATTTCCAACCACATCACCAAGAAGGTGGCTGATAAACTGGCCGAAATGTTTCGCAAAGACCGCGAGGATTTTGCCGCCAAGTTCGAAGATATCAAGGTGTTTATCGAGTACGGAATGCTTAGCGACGACAAGTTTTACGAGCGCGCCGAAAAGTTTGTGCTCTTCAAAAACACCGACGGAAAGTACCGCACACTGGAAGAGCTTCAGAACGATCTGAAAGCCACCCAAACCGACAAAGACAACAAGTTGGTGGTGTTGTACGCTGCCAACGTCGACGATCAGTATGCGGCGATTGAAGCAGCCCGCGACCGCGGTTACGAGGTGATGCTATTGGAAAGCCCGCTTACCCCGCATTTTGTGTCGAAACTGGAGCAGAAACACAGCAATATGTCGTTTACCCGCGTTGATTCTGACAGCATTGACCAGCTCATTCGCAAAGACGACGAGGCACCCTCCAAACTCACCGACGAGGAAAAAGACGCGCTCAAGCCTGTTTTTGAGCAGGTTGTAAACGCCGAAAAGTTTATGGTGGTGTTTCAGAATCTGAGCGAAAAAGACGCGCCGGTGCAGGTAACTCAAAGCGAGTTTATGCGCCGCATGAAAGAACAGCAAATGCTGGGCGGCGCCGGATTGATGGGGGCTTTTCCGGAGATGTATAACCTTGTGGTAAACGCCAACCACCCCATTGTTACCGACATCATGAAAGAGAGCGACGAAGCCCGCAAAGAAGAGCTGTCGCGACAGGTAGTGGATCTTGCCATGCTGGCCGGCGGACTGCTCAAAGGCGAGGCCCTCAAGAAGTTTATTGACCGCAGCACCCAAATGATTCAAACCCAATAA